A genome region from Vanessa cardui chromosome 24, ilVanCard2.1, whole genome shotgun sequence includes the following:
- the LOC124540115 gene encoding intraflagellar transport protein 52 homolog — protein MKAIDTILFDISKNELFKINENYKMLHRKLKTAWKVMINREELSPNILQDVKVLVIPGPQNAFTDDELAALKTMVERGDSVLVMMTDGGEERMNTNINFFLEEYGIVVNNDCVIRAQYHKFYHPKECHISNGILNRAVQKYIMKMPNYISESDDFLEDPPTPNFVYPYGATLTVKKPAAAILSSSDVCYPMKRPVAAMYVSEKSAGKLFVIGSGHFFADQYLESECNDLIRELIFNNLGGVADLYLNPVDVEDPDINEYRTLGDTLWLSSIPLPEPASAPPPRLAPLHPHALFTWRLFSLNLSHLPEVLGLYEELGIKHEPLRLIAPQFETPFPPLQLAVFSPTFREPPPPPLELFDLDEAFSSERSQLARLANKCLQPLNVRMGQGDGRQLDNELEYFVRECGRAVRLSRAISSDDAPAGKQILHQLAVQLATFKKIAPRD, from the exons ATGAAAGCCATTGACACTATTCTCTTCGACATATCAAAAAATGaacttttcaaaattaatgaGAACTATAAGATGCTTCATCGGAAATTAAAAACTGCGTGGAAGGTCATGAT caaTCGTGAAGAATTGTCTCCTAACATACTTCAAGATGTTAAAGTATTGGTTATACCAGGGCCGCAGAACGCGTTCACAGACGATGAGTTAGCTGCTCTAAAAACGATGGTGGAGCGAGGGGATTCGGTGCTGGTGATGATGACGGATGGTGGGGAGGAAAGGATGAACACCAACATAAACTTTTTCCTCGAGGAGTACGGAATTGTTGTTAATAACG ATTGTGTAATTCGAGCTCAATATCACAAATTTTATCATCCGAAAGAATGTCACATATCGAACGGAATTCTAAACAGAgctgttcaaaaatatatcatgaaGATGCCCAATTACATCAGCGAATCAGACGATTTCTT AGAAGATCCACCCACACCTAACTTTGTGTATCCGTACGGAGCAACCCTGACAGTAAAGAAGCCAGCGGCAGCCATCTTATCAAGCAGCGACGTATGTTATCCTATGAAGAGGCCAGTCGCTGCAATGTATGTTTCAGAAAAGAGTGCAG GCAAACTCTTCGTTATTGGCTCTGGACATTTTTTCGCCGATCAGTATTTAGAGAGCGAATGTAACGACCTCATCAGAGAACTAATCTTCAACAATCTTGGCGGTGTCGCCGATTTATACTTAAATCCTGTGGACGTGGAAGATCCTGAT ATAAATGAGTATCGTACATTAGGCGACACGCTTTGGTTGAGCTCTATACCACTCCCAGAGCCAGCGAGCGCCCCGCCTCCTCGATTGGCGCCCTTACATCCACATGCGCTCTTCACTTGGAGATTGTTTTCGTTAAATCTATCACATC TTCCTGAAGTACTAGGGCTGTATGAAGAGTTAGGAATCAAACATGAACCTCTAAGATTAATAGCTCCTCAGTTTGAAACACCATTCCCACCATTGCAATTAGCT GTATTTTCACCAACGTTCAGAGAACCCCCGCCTCCTCCTTTGGAACTCTTCGATCTTGACGAAGCATTTAGCTCGGAACGATCACAGCTCGCCAGACTTGCAAATAAATGCTTGCAGCCACTTAATGTGAGGATGGGTCAAG GTGATGGTCGTCAACTGGACAATGAATTGGAATATTTCGTCCGTGAATGTGGTCGCGCTGTTCGACTCTCGCGAGCGATATCATCAGATGACGCACCGGCTGGGAAGCAGATCTTGCACCAACTTGCCGTACAACTCGCGACGTTCAAGAAAATCGCTCCAAGAGACTGA